The proteins below come from a single Polynucleobacter sp. MWH-UH23A genomic window:
- a CDS encoding biopolymer transporter ExbD, producing MAFHLQDDQNDDAIMAEINMTPMVDVMLVLLIIFIITLPVIQQAVKVELPKANSVRNEVKPESVQLTIDAKGQIFWNSTQIDLKTFDGYAEKAAQKDPQPEINLRADKAVKYEYVAQVLAASRRAGLTKLGFVTEPN from the coding sequence ATGGCGTTTCATTTGCAAGACGATCAAAACGATGACGCCATCATGGCGGAAATCAATATGACACCCATGGTCGATGTCATGTTGGTATTGCTCATCATCTTTATCATCACCCTTCCCGTTATTCAGCAAGCGGTAAAAGTTGAGTTACCTAAAGCCAATAGCGTGCGTAATGAAGTCAAACCTGAATCCGTGCAATTGACGATTGATGCTAAAGGTCAAATTTTTTGGAATAGCACTCAAATCGACCTCAAGACCTTTGATGGCTATGCAGAAAAAGCAGCACAAAAAGATCCACAACCAGAAATTAATTTGCGTGCCGACAAAGCTGTGAAGTATGAATATGTCGCCCAAGTACTGGCCGCATCCCGCCGTGCAGGGCTAACAAAACTGGGGTTTGTGACAGAGCCTAACTAG